The sequence below is a genomic window from Coffea arabica cultivar ET-39 chromosome 8e, Coffea Arabica ET-39 HiFi, whole genome shotgun sequence.
TATCTTCTCCTGTTATTGTTCTCCAAAATCTTTGTTTTTCATACTCAAGAACTGTTGGTAAAACCAAGAGCGCTTCTTAGACATAGACTTGCAACTTTTTCATGACGAAAAAgagagaatttttttctttatattggTTTCAGCTTAGGATCCTTGCTGACGTAAACTTTAATGTTATAGTTTCTGCTAAGAGAATTGTAATCAAACTCTTCTTTGAGCAGGAAGAGTACAGATTATCGAAGATCTGTTGCAGCTTGTTTGGTACAGGGTGTCTACATTCTGGAACGCGATCGCCAGGAAAAGCGGCAGGGAAGTGAAGCACTTGCTCCTCCATGGTggaatttcttccattttcaatTACGCACTCCGCTTGTTGATGAGGCTGATTCATCTACCTTTGGTGCCATCTATGAATTGAAACACCCAATGCCTCATGATAAAAGTTCAGTTAATGACAGCCCACGTTATGTTATTGCTTTTCGAGGTACATTAACCAAGGGTGATGCATTCTCCCGGGACCTCCAATTGAATGTCCACTTAGTCCGGAATGACCTCCACCAGACGTCTCGATTTGAAATAGCCATTCAAGCTGTTCGGAGCATTGTTGCAACATATGGAAGTTCAAATATTTGGCTAGCTGGGCACTCTCTGGGATCTGCCTTGGCATTGCTTGTTGGAAAGAGTATGGCAAAAACAGGAGTCTTACTTGAAGCTTTTCTGTTTAATCCACCATTTGTTTCAGCTCCAATTGAGAGAATAAAGGACAAAAAAGTCAAACATGGGCTTCGAATTGCAAGTAGTGTCGTAACCGCTGGACTTGCTTTTGCTATGAAAAATAGCCACCGGAAGAATCAAACAGGAGATACATTTGTTGCATTGTCAGAATGGATGCCATGCCTATTTGTTAATCCAGCGGATCACGTATGCTCTGAGTATATTGGGTATTTTGAACACAGGAAAAACATGGACGAGATTGGTGTTGGACTAATTGAGAAATTGGCAACCCAGCACTCACTTGGGGGTCTCGTTATGACCGCAATGGGCAAGGAGGCAGAAGAGCCCCTACACCTTATTCCTACTGCGAAATTAACAGTTAATTTATCTCCCTCGCAAGAATTCAAAGAAGCCCACGGAATACACCAATGGTGGAGGTCTGATCTGCTCTTAGAATTGAAAACTTACAAGTACTGATGGTTGTTATGTTGTACAGGTATTGACAATTTATTATAGAATTATGCTGTACAGGAATTGTCACATAATTCCTGATTTATATTATAAATGTAATACCAGGATCGATGCTAAAATGATTATGGGTGTAGTCCGCTGGAGTTTATTGTGGAATTATGAGGTGAGATGGATCAAGCGTGATCTTCATTTTCACTATTCTGAGCTTTTTATGCAACCTGACGTGCAGTATTTGAAACTCGAAGCACTCAGTAGTAAGCACATATGCACAGTTTGATCAGGTTTGTTAGTACAAGCATTCTGCAGAAAACCCAGAAATCCACTCATACCTGAAATTTTAGGTTGGCTTCAATGATTGTTGATGGAGTTTGTGATACTTTTTGGGCTGGTTGGATTTTTGGTTTGTTGAAAAATTCGGCTCATGTTCAAGTTTGACTCTTTTGGCTTGTGTAGTATATGCTAATGTACAGCTTCAACCATGGCAATTACGCCAGACAGCTACCACTTAAAATGGAAATGGACGACCTGAAGAGCCCGGGAGCTGCTTTGGCTAATCAGTGCTAATCTTAACTATACGTCCTCGAGTTTGATGTCTTGAATCTTGAGGATGCTATTAAGCGCTAGTGGGACAGGGATGAAATTTGACGTATGAAAAGTGAATTTCTGTTAAATTCTTAGCTGCCTGccttattcattttttaggtcCCAAGGAGCAAAGCACGGGAACATTCAAAAGAAACGGTAGTATTCTTCTTGTGCCATTTGTGTTGTGGTTTCTTCCAAGTTCAGATTTACAGTAAGGCTCTTTTCTCTGCCATGAATATGATAAAGCTCTTTCTTTTCTGCTCAATTCTTTAAAATACATTCCATAATTCTGGACGACAATGGCATAGCCATATTTGTCGTTGTAAAGGGTCAATACATTCCACGTTTTCTGCATCAGACATTACTCTGTTATTGCCATTTGCAGACAAATTAGTCCTAAACAAAGCTTTTGTCCTAAACAAAAGTTAAGACTTTAATCAGTCCTTTAACACTAGCCAATCATCCTGAACAAAGACCCCGTTCTCTCCTGCGGGCTCCAGGAAATCAGGGAATTAGAAAAAGACAGGAGTAAAGTCAAAGAAATTAAGCACTCCAACCACAACAATAGCTTTTCCTCAATCCCTAGAAAGTTAAAAATGGGCCGTCCTCCTCCCGACTCCGATCCCAATCCCAATCCCTGCTGTTGCTGCAATCACAGTCACTTGCACCGAAGCCGGCAACCGTCCCGTCCCCTCTTTTGAAAAAGTCGTATTTGATCATTGGATTAAAAATTCAGAACGCATAAATGTAAACAATTACCGTGATGTGATGCTTTAGTCTTTAATATCTCTATTACAAATTTGTTACTACAATAATTCACAAAATGACTTGCAACTTATTATAAATATTATGCACCATTCAAAAATAATTATACTAACTCGtagaatatattttttaaataagaaCTTTTGAAAGCTATTCCAAAGGGCATATTCTTAACGAGTATATATGTCCCAAATTCCATTTactaacaaaattttttttaaaaaaaaaaagaaaaaggaacaaagCTCAAATTGGTCATCAATTGCCCATAAGTAAAAATCCACATTCTACACTTCTTTCAGAAAAAGTTTAATCACCCAGACCACTTCTTAGATTACTAACTATTAACTAACAGTGGAATCCTAATACAGATCCATCACTTACGGAAATGGCCACCCTGCATTCAGCGCTAGCGTCCACGTGATGGCTAAAGAAATGCAACACCCGAACCCGGCCCGCCATCTCTAACCTGGACTCGATCTCCATCGTGGGCCCGACTCGAAACCCACTAAGCCCATCAGTAACAGTAGGCCCCACATTGAGCGGCTGGTTAACGGACAACGGGAAGGACTGAACGGAAAAGGTCGCGGCCATGTACTGGCTCTTGCCCGCGGCGATCTTTCCGGCGGGGATGAACATGAAGCCCACTTGACTTCCGGCGTAGAGGAGCTGGAGGGAGCTGTCGTAGTGGGTAAAGACGGCCCTGTTGGGGTTGAGAACGGTGACGTATTGCGAGAAGGTGAAGTTAACAGTGCCGTTAGCCACGGAGAAGGTGGGCAGCTGGATGGCGTTGACCGTGAGGTTAACGTCCTTGGGTTTGAAAACGGTGAAGTAAACAATGAGGACGACTATGACAACGAAAATCAAGAAAACGGTTGCCACTATGCATGAAGCCAAGTTTGTTCGACCGCTCGGAGGTTTAGGTGGCTTATGTTTCCCCATTTTCTATGTATGTTTATTATACGGAGAGATCTCACAATGCCTTGAAAAAAAGTGTTAGGTGTGGCTGTGCGAGATGATAACGGTTGTATTGCTTGCTTGCTTGCGGCCTGTACTCTGCAGTGTTAGTGTAATGATGGATGGAGCGTCTGGCAACGGGGACCCGACCGAGGGTGTGAAAAGAAAGacttttttttggtttgcttTGTTTGTTGTACTACCAATTTTTTGTCCCAGTAAATGATGATCATGGTACTATGTCCCATTTCCCTTGATTCATGTGGATCCATTCGAGTCAAGATCAGCTTTGCCTGGACTTGGGGGTTACGACACTGTGCTTTGAATCACGAGAGACCATTTAACTCAGGCCCAAGGCAGGCTTATCCGGGGCATTGGGCTCGTTGCTCATATTCGTAGCAGTAATACAGTACCCTGCATTTGAAGAGATCTCACACACAGAGTAGTGTTGACCGAAGATTAGAGTCCATCCTGTTGGGTGTTTATGTTTTCAAATTAGAGATTTGATGTGTCTTCAGACCTGAAATGCGAATCCAAATCAAGAGCTGTTTTTCAAGGTATTAGAGGAAATATATTAGGAGAGACACCAATTTCCAACTAAAGTTCTGCATTGAGAAATTCTGATTATTTTGGATTGCTGGTTGAGCTCTTGCTTTTCGTTCAGTCAAGCATGCTGCTTGTTAGGGATTTTTGTATGTTGCCGTGAGCAAAGTGTTGGCTTGCATTACACAAGTATTCCTACAACAGCTTACTAGGAAGTGAGAACCATACTTCAGAACAGCTTACTAGGAAGTGAGAACCATACTTCAGAAGTCAGAAAAATATTTCCATGGGCTGGCTCATCGGTAAATAGTAGGAGTATCAACAAAGTCTCAACTTTCTCCCACATATTCTAAAAGCCCTTTGAGTTGAGCGGACAAGATAGAGGCCATTCACGACTGGTaccattgaagccaaaaacccCATGAAATAGAAGTGCTCAAGTGAAAACACGTCTTACAAGGAGAACATATTAACATTCATGCAGCAGAACTAAGACATAAACAAGGATTGAATGCTGCAAGACTGACTGTAGCAAATGTTACTAGCAATTGCCAGTTCACCTTAAAACCACCTAGGATCCTCAGATCCTGTTTACACTAAACATTTAATAGAGAAGCCAACTACAAGGCAAAATAGTACCCTTTTtatgaaataattaaataattatggaTGTTTATCACATTTATTCCTTAGATGATAGTAAGCTATCATGAATCATGGATATCTATCACATTTATCTCATCCCTGAGATGATAGCAAGCTATCATGATTTTCGAGCTGATAAAGCTATGACGATTCACTATCTTGATAAGAATTATAATTAGTTGATGTACTTTGTCCTCTTCTTTCCTCCTCTACAAATAGGGGTCACCCTAAGCGATACAAAACATAGGGGGTAGGGGTCATACAGAACTGAAGAATTGAAAAGTTCATTTGAGTATGAAAGAATAGTTGTTCTTCTTTCTTACTTTCCTCTTTTCCTCCACTATAATAGTATTAGTTTTACAACGACCTCTTTATTCTTAATTTAGTCCTGCTTCTCTGAGTAAATATGGAAGCAATTCAGCTGACACCAAAATCAAACAGAATGTAGAAAGGCACCAACTCCAGTCCACCTATATAATTGGACGTTCTATACATATACACTAGAAACCCTATGATGGTGATTCAATGAGCTTGTCAAGCTGAATATCCATAATGTCAGATACCATTTCAAGAAATGCAGCTTCACTCATGCCGGGGAGCATGGATTCTTGAGCATCATGAATGATCTCTTCTATCATGGATTTCTTGTTTAAGGATTCCCTGCACATCATCCTTCCAATGGCAAAGGGAGTGAGCCCTCTGGCTGCCCCTTTCTTCAGAAGCATGGTGGAGATGCGGAATGTTCGAGCACATTCCAGGGATAGATCCAACCCATAGAATTTAAGTAGTCTGATGTCTAGCTCAGCATCAAGAGTGTCTATGTAGCTAGTGGTCTCTGGCGAGAAAGGTTCACGGGCTTGTGGCCAGTAAAGCCAGTCAAATGTGCAATCTTCAAACTGCCAAGAGGACAATGACAAGCATTTATCAATTGCAGATCTTGAAACAAGAAATAATGCATCTtttgaaagaagaaaataatgatCACAATGCTTTAAAGTATGTAATTTGGATAGTTTAACAAGACCTGAGGAGTTTTAAGTTGATTACACGCTTTTTGAGACATAAGAATTAGTAATTTTGCCTCCATGCATACCCCAACAGGTGTATATTAAGCACAGTAGGAACGGACAAAACACGTTATGAAGACTATGGCATCTAATGGAGAAGGAACAAGGATACTGGATCCCGTTCCTCAATTTACTTCACCAGATCATTTTAGAAGTTAACCCATTTCTAACCCTCCTGTATTCATCTACAGACTTATTTCTTCTCCAGATTTGTCTTGCACCCTAGTGCCTATAATCTGAGTCAACTAAATTtgtaaatttccaaaaatatttATCCAGTAATATATCACAGAGAGATGGGTCTGCAAATGAAACACTCTCGTTCAGGAATTATAGGCATTAAGAATTGTATTTGTAAGAATTAGAAGAATATAAACATGAGAAAGGATATTCCTTACAATCTCAGGCAAGCAGTATCCATGGTCAATTGGGATAAGCTCGATTCGCCCTTGTTTCCCTTCTCTGGTTACCAATATATTTCCAGCATGCCTATCTGCATTTGCAGTTCTTATGTCCAAGACACTGATTTTGTGAACCTCCTCCACAGGAAAATCTCGAGGACCCATGTCCTCGCAGCTCCCAGAATTACTCATAAACATCTGCAGAGATCCCAGCTTCATATAGTTATGTGGATTCTCATACCCTTCTGGATGATAGAATTCCTTGTGTGAGCATTGAACCATTACTGTAGGGGGAACACCAGCAAAACCAACATCCCAATTTGACAGGCAGCGTGGCCCATTCTTTGGGTGATCAAGTATATAGGCTGCAACTTCCCTTAAGGCTCCCTCTCCAACTCTGGTCCCTTTCTTCAATCCTTCACCATTCAATGACAAAGGTAGCCCATGGGGATTATTTACAGCCATCGGTTCTTCATCTATGGGCTTGAAAACAGCAACAGATTTATCTCCTGATGCGTCTTGCATGAAGTAAGTTCCTCCTGTACCCTCAGATGATCGCAGAGGTGGTCTTCCATTCTCCAATCCTTCCAATACAGAATCAATCATCTGCTGCACAAATAAGGGAAATTTCACCTTTGGATTTACAATGACTGGTTCCAGCAAACTGCTTTTGTCCTGTGGCTTCCAAGATGTCACTTGATAGTCCGTAGtttgttccttttcttcctGCACTTTTTCTTCATGTGTCCTCTCACTGCAATTTGCAGCCACAATTGAGAATTCAACATCTTTCTCAATAGGCTTAGCCCGAACTTTTGCAGATTTTTCAACTACCAAGTGAAGAATAGCTTCAGAAAACTTGCATACATCATCAATCAGTCTATGTTCCTCAAGCTTCTGACCATTGTAGAGAACTTCCTGATCCTCAGTATTAGTAAATCCTTCTGCTTTCTTGGCAATCACACGCTTGAGATACCCAACATTCCGATGACGATCAACATGAAATTCATATTCACGCTCACAGATGGTCCCAACCGTGACCAGAACAGTATCAGAGAGCTTCACAATTAAGTGCAAGACGTTCCCACTTGATATACCGTAATCCTTAACAAGAGAATCACTTCTTGCTAGTTCTCTGCCACCAAAAACCAGCTTCTGCCTTTTCACAACACAGCCTTTGCATTTTTGGATCCTAAGTTTGACTGAACCAATTGAATCAGATTCTAAAACCTTCATGGGAATGACAGAACCAGCAAGAGTGAGGTATATCACAATAGATTCACCGGAGGTAAGATTCAACCGGTTGATGATATACCCACTAGACCTCACTGATTCTTCACTAATTGGGCTCAAAGCGACATCAGCAACAGACATGGTACTATTATCAGCCTACCCCTGATGAGCCTTTCTTTTTTGAACGACCAATTCAATTTTTTCAGTATCAACCCCAAAATGCAACCTTGACGATCAAGTAGTATGTACAGTACGAGACAGAACAATAGAATTAACAATAatctaatttaaaaaaaaaaccccagaAAGGAGTTCAAAGTATAAACCTTAAAACTAGTCAGGTTCTTGTGAGGTAATAACAAGAACCCAAAGGGCAAAAAACTTTAAACCAAGGAAATAATGCcctttgaaaattttcacaacACCTGAAAGTAGAGGTATGAAAAcaagggaaaaaacaaaaaaactcaaaagatgagagcttcttttatttttcccaaaCTTTCTAATCCAAAGATCCAATATTTCAGTGCAATTTCCCCTTTCCCTCCCAAGCATTTGAGAGGGTTTACATCAACATCAACACAAGAATGAGAGCAATaagattgatggattttttttttggtgtgtgttcagggggggggggggggggagaaatctttctttccagaGAAGTGAGGATTCTTACCGCATCGGAAAGAATCAAAAGGTAAATGGGTAGCAGAAGATGAGCTTATATGCCGAGAAAAGGATGAGATTCAAAGCCTGCGAATAATTGGGGAGACTTGGAAAATGTGGACTATTTGCTGCATTTTCCGAGATTATAGCAATTTGGTATTCTCAGTTACCCGGTGACTTGTGAATTCAGTGTTGAGAGCAGGTCCGAATTCTTCGCCTGTTTTTTGAATTTTCCGGTAAAAATGTCGCGGAGACTGAAAGAGGCGAGGGAGCGGAATTATAGCCGTTGGCTTTTGGTTCCATGCTTACTGCTTCCCTACTCGCTGAGTTTATCAATTGAATTCCAGACAGCTACTT
It includes:
- the LOC113703586 gene encoding GDSL esterase/lipase At4g10955, giving the protein MDRDSGEQLRREMVMASERENFELSGPLHLSSMDWKSTDYRRSVAACLVQGVYILERDRQEKRQGSEALAPPWWNFFHFQLRTPLVDEADSSTFGAIYELKHPMPHDKSSVNDSPRYVIAFRGTLTKGDAFSRDLQLNVHLVRNDLHQTSRFEIAIQAVRSIVATYGSSNIWLAGHSLGSALALLVGKSMAKTGVLLEAFLFNPPFVSAPIERIKDKKVKHGLRIASSVVTAGLAFAMKNSHRKNQTGDTFVALSEWMPCLFVNPADHVCSEYIGYFEHRKNMDEIGVGLIEKLATQHSLGGLVMTAMGKEAEEPLHLIPTAKLTVNLSPSQEFKEAHGIHQWWRSDLLLELKTYKY
- the LOC113703588 gene encoding uncharacterized protein; translation: MGKHKPPKPPSGRTNLASCIVATVFLIFVVIVVLIVYFTVFKPKDVNLTVNAIQLPTFSVANGTVNFTFSQYVTVLNPNRAVFTHYDSSLQLLYAGSQVGFMFIPAGKIAAGKSQYMAATFSVQSFPLSVNQPLNVGPTVTDGLSGFRVGPTMEIESRLEMAGRVRVLHFFSHHVDASAECRVAISVSDGSVLGFHC
- the LOC113703280 gene encoding phosphatidylinositol 4-kinase gamma 4-like, with protein sequence MSVADVALSPISEESVRSSGYIINRLNLTSGESIVIYLTLAGSVIPMKVLESDSIGSVKLRIQKCKGCVVKRQKLVFGGRELARSDSLVKDYGISSGNVLHLIVKLSDTVLVTVGTICEREYEFHVDRHRNVGYLKRVIAKKAEGFTNTEDQEVLYNGQKLEEHRLIDDVCKFSEAILHLVVEKSAKVRAKPIEKDVEFSIVAANCSERTHEEKVQEEKEQTTDYQVTSWKPQDKSSLLEPVIVNPKVKFPLFVQQMIDSVLEGLENGRPPLRSSEGTGGTYFMQDASGDKSVAVFKPIDEEPMAVNNPHGLPLSLNGEGLKKGTRVGEGALREVAAYILDHPKNGPRCLSNWDVGFAGVPPTVMVQCSHKEFYHPEGYENPHNYMKLGSLQMFMSNSGSCEDMGPRDFPVEEVHKISVLDIRTANADRHAGNILVTREGKQGRIELIPIDHGYCLPEIFEDCTFDWLYWPQAREPFSPETTSYIDTLDAELDIRLLKFYGLDLSLECARTFRISTMLLKKGAARGLTPFAIGRMMCRESLNKKSMIEEIIHDAQESMLPGMSEAAFLEMVSDIMDIQLDKLIESPS